The Penicillium digitatum chromosome 6, complete sequence genome contains the following window.
TTTCGTTAGGAATGGGGATCTTGTCCACTGGTCGAGACAACATGCTGGCAGATATGTGATATGGCGGCTTTTGATCATAAGCTACTACATCTACTCCAGTGAAACCGGCAGCTCGTAGCTCCTGATCCCATCGCTCAGGCGAGATAAACGGTTGCTTTGATCggtcatcatcttcccccAGCCACCAGCCGGGAAATACGCCCTATAGCATAGCATATAAACAAACGGACAATCTGACCAGACAAAACTCGCACCTACCATGGTGAAATTTGGAATTAAAATTTCTAAATCATAGTCAGTTTAGTCATCCAAGGCTGAGGGGTTCGACATACCCGGGCTAATCTCGTGGAGTAAGAAGCGACCGGTGGGCTTTATGAGACGATGCACATGGCAAAGTGCGGAGTGAAGACTCGGGGTAGCGTGGAGGACCTGGTGATGGACGTGAGCTTAAGGTTGTTCGAGGCATTCTAGTCAAACACTCACATTGGAAGCGATGATCAAGTCAAAGCTATGGGCGTCAAACCCTTGTTCGAGGGGATCTAGGGTGATATCAAGAACTTTGTATTCCATGGCCTGCTCATGACCAAATCTCTCTGTTGCTGCAGTCATAAAGCCAGAGGAGATATCAGTAAAAACATACTGACTATACATACGCTCCCCACTGGCAGATTTTAGAAGTTCCAGAGCCATTGCGGTTGCAGAGCCGGTGCCTGCGCCAATCTCAAGTATTTGTAGGCTGGGGTTGGAATGGCAGAGTAATGGTAGGAGCGGCTTCCAATCGGCATACTGTGTGTGTGCAGCGTGGAACTGGTGCAGCAGGTTGTCTTTCATGAGGACTTCCAGTGGACTACTTTCTCCAGATGTAAAGTCTGTGGAGTTGTTGAACACGACCTGCAGGCATTCCGCAAGTGGAGCATCAAAGGTAAATTTGGTCTCCGCCAACACCTTCCGTATCATTTCCTGTCTGTCCGCAGAGCTTAGTAATGCCCACTGAGGTGACTCTGGGTAGATAAATTCTTGTCCGCTTGATTTGATATTGAAGGCTGCATCCTGCATGAATCTCTTCCATTTTGCGAAATGTGATGATGTTGGTTCGACATCTCGAATTTTCTCTGCTGTCTCCAGAACAAAAAGTACGGATAACTGGCCCAGGGCTTTAATATTGATGGCCTGTGGTGTATAATCAGGTGGTGTAGACAGAAGCACTGCCGAGGGCAAAAAATCAATGTCCGATTTCCACTCTAGATGGCTTATGGAGCCTGCGACCCCAGTTCCGGAATCTATATTGTCATTTTCCAAGGCAAAAAGATAAGCTCCTTGAATGGAGAGGACCACTCGATCCCCAAGCCTGGCAATGGCGTCGCCCAGTTGGCCGTCCCTTGTACCGCTCTTGGTTCGAGCGCTTGCTGCCATAGGGGGGCCTCCAGGTCCGACGAACAAGGAATTTATCATAGCTGGAACATAGATTGTTGAGAGATGCCGCAACAAGCCCTGAGAACAGGCCACACCCATTAGTTGGAGACATTGATCAATCGCCGTGGGATGCAGCGAATATCTGCTCCCAGGTAGCCCGCGGTTACCCAAGACAGTCGCATTAGCCCTCGGTCCGGTAGGATCGGCTGTTATCTGTTCTAGGCCCTGAAATTGAGTACCGTAATCTATTCCACTTCTTTTTAGCACACGGTAGAGGCCCTCAGATGGCACAGATCGTTTATAAGAAGAGATTGGGAATGACTCTGGAGGATGATCGGACCCCGCTCTTACTTGGCCCTGGCAGTGCATTGTCCAGCGTTCTCCGTTGTGCACCATGATTTTGAAACTGTGCCAGCCAGACGGGACCCTGTCAGCCACTTCGACTGGACTAAGGCTCGTCACCATCTCGATTTGGTCTCCTTCGTGGAATAGCAGTGGAGTTATGAATGTCGTGTTACGCACTGAATAACTATCGTGGTCGGGATTTAGCTGCTGGACTGCCTCGCCTACCATAGCGACAAATCCAGCACCAGGGAATGTAACTGCCCCTTGGATTACATGATCCAAAAGCCATGGGACATTGTCCAACGTGACTAAATTGCGCCAAGAAGGCTCATGATCGGTCGTATCGACGACCCGCGAACCGAGGATTTCATGATGTGGAAACTTGCGCTGCCTCCATTCCCTACTAAGTCGGCTCTCACTCCAGTAGGAGCGATCGTGTTGCCAAGGATAGGGTGGAAGGTCTGTCAATGTGTTACCCAGCTCAATCATGCTTGAAAAGTTGACAACTATGCCATTCGCATAGGCCTGTCCCGCTGTCCGAAGCAGCTGGCTGTGGACATCCTCATCATACCTAAACAAGGTGGGAATGTAGACTGGTGACCTTGCCGGCAGAGTCCTGAAAATTTGTCGCAGAGGAGCAGCGAGAGCCGAGTGCGGTCCAACCTCTAGGTAGACCGGTGTTCCATTTGCAGGTAGACTCTGGATAGCCTCGGTGAAGAGTACCGGTGATTCCAGATTTTGTCGCCAGTATGATGCGTCTAGTTTGCGAGGGTCGGTGATAGTTTTGCCAGTCACACTAGAGCAGAATGGAAGCATTTCCTGCTCATGTTCGATGTGGCTAGAGATGTAGTCTTCATACTCAGAGCCAATCTGTTTCATGTGGTCTGCAAATAATGTAAGCGCAAGCGTATCAAATTAGAGTGCAGGGTCAAATTACCAGAATGATAAGCAATTTTAACCGTAAGTCGCCGACACAATATATCTGAATTTGCCGTCTTGATGCTTTTGATCGTACGTTCAACCGAGTCATTATCTCCAGATAGAGTGACACTATGCGGACTATTGTGGCAAGCAACAACGGTTCCAGGTGTCAGATACGGCGCCACTTCATCCGGGGCAAGACCGACGGCTACCATAGCACCGAAACCTTCTAGTGGTTTTGCGACTTTGCCTCGATAGTATGCTATAACGATAGCAGTTCTCATGGAAATGGCTCGAGCAGCATAAGCGGCCACAATCTCTCCGCTCGAATGCCCAACTACTGTGGACGGCTCAATTCCCCAGTTCCGGAGAATGTTTACCAGGCCAATTTGAAGCGCAACACAGAGAGGCTGGGAGAATTCAGCTTCGTGGACCCGAGAAGTAGAACTCTCTTGCCCAAGTTCATCTGGTAGGTACGTTAGTCAAAGGATTATCGTAACTTCAGGGGTAGTGCCCTCAATCTGACCATATAATAACCAATTTGGGGAATCGGGTAGTTTTTGTAAGGCTTCATCCATCGTTTTGATATCCTGCTTGAATGTTTGGAAGCTCGACAAAAGCTTCAGCCCCATTCCCGGCCATTGAGCACCCTGGCCTGTGAACACGAAGGTGACACTCGAGGGACTGGTATTGAAGATCGAAAAAGCCGCATCATCTAGAACTGGGTTACTCGACTGAAGCACGGTGAAAGCACGATGGGGAAGATGCGATCTTCGCGCAGCCAAAGTATGTGAAAGATCATGTAGGCGTGTTGGGTGATTCTTTACATAGTCGGTGATCTGGGTAATGCGCTTGCGAAGGGTGTCTGCAGTATGTGCAGATACTACCAAAAGCTGGGGGTCAGAAATCCCAAGCGATGTGTTCTGGGACTTGGGAGTGGTCGTGCAGGCGGACTCCAGAATAGCGTGGGCATTGGATCCCCCGATACCAAACGAATTCACGCTAATCCTTTCGGGCCTGCCAGCAGGCCACGGAGTCGGTTCTATAGGAACATGAAGATTTGCCTCGTTGAATGGAATTTGAGGATTCGGCGTTTTGAAATGAATATTGGGTGCGATGGTCTTGTGTTCAAGTGACAAGATGGATTTGATAATGCTagtgatgcctgaggcacccTCAGAATGACCGACGTTTGGTTTGACCTGTGAAATGCACAATATAAGTAATGACCTTCGCTACCGACGGCTCGGCAAAGGATAGTACTGACTGCGGTGATATATGTTGCTTTTCCGTCGGTCATCTTTGCAACAACTGATGCTTCGATGACATCGCCGACGGCTGTTCCAGTCCCATGGCATTCAAAGACAGGTGTTTCGTGGATTGCATCAATTCCCGCGATCTGATATGCGCGCCGAATCAACCTCTCTTGGGATTTAGGACACGGTTGAGAGAAGTTAGGGGTCTTGCCGTCGTGGTTGGTCACTGTGGAGCGGATGACGGCGCGGACAGCGTCGTTCTCACGTAACGCGTCCCGCAATGGTTTGAGATAGATACAGTTGATCCCTTCACCACGACCGTAGCCATCTGCCTCAGCATCGAAAGTATGAGAGATCCCACTTGGTGATAAAACCGTGTTTTTAGTCATAGCATCTGTCATGGTTGGGCCCCATATCAGGCTTGCCCCTCCCACTAGAGCTGACGAGCACTCTCCAGACCTGAGTGCTTGACAGGCCTCGTGTAGGCAGACCAAAGACGATGAACAAGCTGTTTGAATGGTCATGCTGCAGAGGGTCAGAGCTTTCGAACATAAAACAGCGGACCGCACTCACCTCGGACCCAGGAGATCAAACCGATATGATACTTGGTTTGCTAGCGCAAAACCACCGGTAGCAATCGGGTATATCTGATTCAGATGCTGGGGATCTTTATGCGACATCTCTAGCCAATCCTCGCCAAAGACGCCCACAAAGCAACCAATTTTTTCACCGCGCCACTTGGTCTCCCCCGAGTTCTCCAAGCACTCCCAGGCAACCTCTAGCAAGAGTCGTTGCTGGGGGTCTAGGCGTGCCGCCTCGTGGGGAGGAACAGAAAAGAACGAAGCGTCAAAAAAAGCTGGATTTTCTTGCAGAAAGAACCCTTTTTTCGTTCCGCTCGGATCTCCACAAGCAGGGTTTCTAGACGCCTCTCTCGAACAGCGCGAGGGAGGCGCTTCACAAAAGCCATCTCGTTTCTTCACGAGCATTTCCCAAAACTCATCTCCACATCGAACACCGCCTGGTAGCCGCATGGCCATACCAATGACGGCAATTGGCTCGCCAAAATCATTCTCGTGGTTTCTGCATGATGATTGTCCTTGTCCAGCTGTTGAGTTCATTTTTGATCGAATGATGGAAAGTTTGAGACTGGATCAAGATGGCTGCAGGATATACAAAACAAATGTTGAACTAGGCTTCGAGCTCTAATATCACAATGTATGGCCTTTTGACTATCGACGGACTTTCGAGTAAATTGGCGTTTAGGCAAATCTACACACAATATCTACCTTCATATCCTGGTTCTGCAAGGTGCAAGAAAGACATTTCCTCCGAAATCCTCCGCTA
Protein-coding sequences here:
- a CDS encoding Acyl transferase/acyl hydrolase/lysophospholipase, with translation MNSTAGQGQSSCRNHENDFGEPIAVIGMAMRLPGGVRCGDEFWEMLVKKRDGFCEAPPSRCSREASRNPACGDPSGTKKGFFLQENPAFFDASFFSVPPHEAARLDPQQRLLLEVAWECLENSGETKWRGEKIGCFVGVFGEDWLEMSHKDPQHLNQIYPIATGGFALANQVSYRFDLLGPSMTIQTACSSSLVCLHEACQALRSGECSSALVGGASLIWGPTMTDAMTKNTVLSPSGISHTFDAEADGYGRGEGINCIYLKPLRDALRENDAVRAVIRSTVTNHDGKTPNFSQPCPKSQERLIRRAYQIAGIDAIHETPVFECHGTGTAVGDVIEASVVAKMTDGKATYITAVKPNVGHSEGASGITSIIKSILSLEHKTIAPNIHFKTPNPQIPFNEANLHVPIEPTPWPAGRPERISVNSFGIGGSNAHAILESACTTTPKSQNTSLGISDPQLLVVSAHTADTLRKRITQITDYVKNHPTRLHDLSHTLAARRSHLPHRAFTVLQSSNPVLDDAAFSIFNTSPSSVTFVFTGQGAQWPGMGLKLLSSFQTFKQDIKTMDEALQKLPDSPNWLLYDELGQESSTSRVHEAEFSQPLCVALQIGLVNILRNWGIEPSTVVGHSSGEIVAAYAARAISMRTAIVIAYYRGKVAKPLEGFGAMVAVGLAPDEVAPYLTPGTVVACHNSPHSVTLSGDNDSVEHHMKQIGSEYEDYISSHIEHEQEMLPFCSSVTGKTITDPRKLDASYWRQNLESPVLFTEAIQSLPANGTPVYLEVGPHSALAAPLRQIFRTLPARSPVYIPTLFRYDEDVHSQLLRTAGQAYANGIVVNFSSMIELGNTLTDLPPYPWQHDRSYWSESRLSREWRQRKFPHHEILGSRVVDTTDHEPSWRNLVTLDNVPWLLDHVIQGAVTFPGAGFVAMVGEAVQQLNPDHDSYSVRNTTFITPLLFHEGDQIEMVTSLSPVEVADRVPSGWHSFKIMVHNGERWTMHCQGQVRAGSDHPPESFPISSYKRSVPSEGLYRVLKRSGIDYGTQFQGLEQITADPTGPRANATVLGNRGLPGSRYSLHPTAIDQCLQLMGVACSQGLLRHLSTIYVPAMINSLFVGPGGPPMAASARTKSGTRDGQLGDAIARLGDRVVLSIQGAYLFALENDNIDSGTGVAGSISHLEWKSDIDFLPSAVLLSTPPDYTPQAINIKALGQLSVLFVLETAEKIRDVEPTSSHFAKWKRFMQDAAFNIKSSGQEFIYPESPQWALLSSADRQEMIRKVLAETKFTFDAPLAECLQVVFNNSTDFTSGESSPLEVLMKDNLLHQFHAAHTQYADWKPLLPLLCHSNPSLQILEIGAGTGSATAMALELLKSASGERMYSQYVFTDISSGFMTAATERFGHEQAMEYKVLDITLDPLEQGFDAHSFDLIIASNVLHATPSLHSALCHVHRLIKPTGRFLLHEISPEILIPNFTMGVFPGWWLGEDDDRSKQPFISPERWDQELRAAGFTGVDVVAYDQKPPYHISASMLSRPVDKIPIPNEIWLLTGNSIPCQWACDVELQVRDKGYITNWTTLQETPPKGKFVVSLLDLDGPPIGSLTKNDYELFQRYIEQAQECQFLWITQSTSLTCSDPMFGFIHGLARTLRAELMLDLSILEVPTWDAAGAKAMVQVCEKIQRSRAHSLRDPEYEFALCEGEIKVGRYHWTPLAEHLAGPPSPDSSRKLSITTYGLLDTLHWEEKEASYELNEGRVEVEMDYVGLNFKDMMVAMGFFGSKEDLGLEGSGIVLQVGADVTDITVGDRVVLMHSGVLASNVVVPQEACIKLPRGLSMEDAATMLTAYVTVLYSLLEIGALKKGQSVLIHSACGGVGLAALQVCQAVGTEIYATVGNDKKIAHLMEHFGLCRERIFNSRNASFQPDLMRATAGKGVDLVLNSLSGNLLHASWECVAKFGRMVELGKRDFISHGMLNMSLFEANRSFFGVDLAQVCKETPEILKSTLATFSDWHRQGKIGPIKPVKVFDAVDIVSAFRYMQAGTHLGKILVRMPSSVERLPPPAVKKFPTFRSDAAYLLIGGLGGIGRSVSTWMVEQNARELIFLSRSAGKSEVDQAFVRELEALGCHVICVPGNVTNLKDVKEAVATCTRPLAGVLQMAVDLNDRLFLQMSHEEWEAALAPKVTGTWNLHHATSEHPLDFFVVFGSIAGVCGNTGQANYAAATTFLEAFTRYRRQQGLPSSILHLGVVGDVGAASRNPRFLQRVQSIALHVLHDAAVIDGLAAAINLSPVNSSNPTGAVAMGLAHTRRRADLPKEIFLGGRDARFSIYPNLESTSDGIGGDQSSHANALKALLAQIQADPSLTSKKETEVALMKELGKFISHNLTGQTQEQGPDSADDSEALANMAVDSLMAIEVRNWLRRSLGLEIPTVEINRAGTLGGLVKVVLKGLGEKYDRAT